In Candidatus Methylomirabilota bacterium, the genomic window AGCCCGTGGTGGAAGCGGCGAATCGCCGCCGGCGTCTGCGCCTACTGCCGCCGCACCGCACGGACGCGGTGAACGCGGCCGCCACCGACGGCGACACCGTCAACATCAACACGGCGGACGTCAAGGAGCTGATGAAGCTCGAGGGTGTCGGCCGCAAGGTCGCCGAGAAGATCGTGGAGTACCGCGAGCATCACGGCCGCTTCCAGAAGCCGGAGGAGCTCCGGAAAGTGGAGGGGATCGGCAGCGGGCTCTGGGAGCGGCACCGTGCGCGCATCGTGATCAAGTAACCAACGCCCATCACTTTTTCTTTGGAGCGTCGCGGACCCGTTGTTGTAGGATGAGGGCAAATCGGCCGGAGCGACAACAGCGCTCCTCGTGGCGTCCCCGCCGGCAATTCCGCCGGCGGCAGAACGTGGCCGGGCCCCGGGCCGGGAGTCGGCATCCGGTTCTGGGTAGGTGGGAACTGGGCCCGCGTGGCGGCCTTGCCGAGAATAGGAGGTGATCCAGCCGATGTGTACTACCCCTACGGTGATCTGTGAGGTGGTTGCCTCCTAGGCTGGCTCCACGCTAATTCCGGGTGGAATTGCCTGGGAGTCCAGGCGCCACCGGCCCCGACGGTCCCGCCTTACCAGCGGGGCGGCGCGACGGCGAGTGAAGGAATCACGCGCCGCAGCCACCGTCGGGGCTCTTTTTTTGCCCGCCGTCGCGCGCCCGGTCGGCGGGCGCGCGCTCGCGTTCGCTGCCCCCCTGCGGCTGGGCTCCATCCCGATGCGCCGAGCCCGCTGGCGCGCACGCGGGAACGGGTCGTGTCGATCCTGCCGCACACGCCCGCCGGCCCGGAGCACGGCGACCGCGAATCTAGTTGATCGATCCCGTAGCGCGCGGCACGGGATGGCCCAGGTGCCGCTCGATCGCGCGGAGCTGCTCGCGCTCCTCCGGCGCCGCGAGGCTCGACGCGCGGCCGCTCGCCTCGGCGCGCGCCGTCCGTCCGATCCGGTGGATGTAGTCCTCGGCCGTCCCCGGCAGGTCGAAGTTCACCACGTGCGCGATCTCTGGCACGTCGATCCCGCGCGCGGCGATGTCCGTCGCGACGAGCACGCGGTAGCGTCCGCTCCGGAAGCCGTCGAGCGCCTCGCGGCGCTGCGACATGGAGCGGTTGGCGTGGAGCCGCGCGACCCGGTGGCCGGCGGCGCCGACCGCGCGCGCCACGCGGTCGGCGCGGTGCTTGGTGCGCGTGAAGACGAGCGTCCGACCCCGCTCCTGGCCGAGCAGCCGCAAGAGGAGCGGCGTCTTCGTCGGCGCCTCGGCCCGGTAGAGCACCTGCGTCACCTTGGCGACGGGCTTGGCGACCGCGCCGACGTGGACCCGGACGGGCCGGACGAGGTGCTGGCGCACGAGCCCCTCTACCTCGGGGGGCATCGTCGCCGAGAAGCAGAGCGTCTGGCGGTCGAGCGGGGTCACGCGCAGGATGCGCTCGACTTGCGGCGCGAAGCCCATGTCGAGCATGCGGTCGGCCTCGTCGAGGACGACGATGCGGATCGAGCCGAGGGCGGCCGTGCGGCGCTCGAGGTGATCGAAGAGGCGCCCGGGCGTCGCGACGATGACGTCGGGACGCTTCTGCAGCGTCGCGAGCTGGGGTCCCATCGGTTCGCCGCCGATGAGGACCACCGTCGTGAGCCCGCGCGCGCGGCCGAGCGTGTCGAACGTCGCCGCGATCTGGAGCGCGAGCTCACGGGTGGGCGCGAGCACGAGCGCGCGCGGTCCGGCGCCGCCGCGCGCGATCGGCCGCGGGCCCGCGCCCGCGAGCGGCTCGCCCGCCGCCGCGAGGCGTTCAATCGTCGGGATCGCGAAAGCCGCGGTCTTGCCGGTGCCGGTCTGGGCGCAGCCGATCAGGTCGTGGCCCTCGAGAATCGGTCCGATGGCCTCGGCCTGGATCGGCGTGGGAGTGAAAAAACCCGCGCGCGCGATCGCGTCGCGCATGGCGGGCGTGAGTGGAAGATCGGTGAATGAACGAACCATGAGTGTCGAACCTTTCGGAGTGTGCCGAGTTGAACCGCCCGGGCCCGGTGACGGACCCGGGCGGAGACTGAGCGAGGGTTGAGCTAGCTGACCTTCCTGACGTTGGCTGCCTGAAGACCCTTCGGACCGCGGGTGACTTCGAACTCGACCTTGTCACCCTCGGCGAGGCTCTTGAAGCCCTGAGCCTGGATGGCGGAATAGTGGACGAACACGTCCTCGCCGCCCTCTTGCGTGATGAACCCGTACCCCTTTGCGTCGTTGAACCACTTCACCTGTCCCTGTGCCATACCTCGAACCTCTCCTTGGGGGGTCTTCAAGCCCCTGTGTGCTCCCGCCAGCGTGGCGGGGTTGCCTTCCGGAATTGGAAGGCAAACAAAAACGCCGCGCGAACTGGCTCCGCGCGGCGTGTGTCTCGATCTCTCGTAATCGTTACCAAACCCCGTCTGTACCAGGACCGGGGCCAAGAATGACACGCGCCCCCCGCCAAGTCAATCGAATTCTACGAGCCGCGTGACGGGCCGCGAGCCGTTCCTGGTGCCGAGCCAGCCCGGGATCGCCATCGAGAACCGCCCCGCGGTGCCGCCCGCCACGACGATGTGGATCTCCTCGGGCGACGGGAACTTCGCGATGAGCGTGTCGGGCGCGGGCGGCGCTTTGCCGAATCTCAGATTCGTGCCCTCCCCGTGGTCCCCGTCGGGCAGGAGCGATTTGTACGGCACGCGCACGGTCGCGTAGAGATGACCCGCGAGCCGCTCCTTCGTCCAGCCGTCGTCGGCGAAGGTGCGCGCGTGCTCGGGGCCGACGACGAGCATCGTGTGGGAGTAGAGGGGAAAGTGCTTGCTGTTCCAGAGGCCGGCCATGGACCAGCCGAGCGAGCCCGCGAGCTCCCGCGCGGTCCGGCTCGCGTGGTCGGAGATGCCGTGCGGCGCCTCCCCGGCGAAGAGCGTCACCGCGCTCGCACCCGGCGCGAGGCCGCGGCCCGCGTGGTACGGCGGCCACGGGCTCGCCTCCTCGTGCTCGCCGATGCAGTACGTGTAGCGTCCCGGATGGCCGAACGTGGACATCGAGGTCTCGCCGGGCCGGGCGCCGCCGATGTTGATCATCAGCAGGCGCAGCGCGCGCCCGATGGTCGCGTTCGCGCGGTGGCCGGGGCCGAAGACGCCGAAGCCGCAGTTGAGGCCGATCCGCGCGCGCACGGGACCGTTGACGACGATGAGCGGCGCGGCGAAATGCGTGGAGCCGGACATCCCGTGCAGGTTGAACGCGGGATCGCACGCGCACTCGGCCGCGGCCAGCAGCACGGGCAGAAACTCCGGCCTGCAGCCGGCCATCACGGCGTTGATCGCCGCTTTCTCGACCGTGAGCCGGCCGTAGTTGGGCGGCATGTCGCCGACCAGCTCGTCGCGGCTCCGGCGGGTGCCCGCGAGCATGCGCTCGACCCGCTCGCGCGTCGGCGGCACCACGGGCAGGCCGTCGGTGACGCCCTTGTCGAACCAGACCTCGAACTCGTCGGCTGTCATGCGAGCGCGGCCGATGCTATACCCGAACCGCGCCCTCGCCAACGCGGCGGCCGCCGCTGACTGGATGACCGCGGTTGTCACGAGTGGTGCCATCCTGAGCGCCGGCGAGCCCGAGGCCCCGCGGACCCGGGCCTCCATCCCGCGCGTACGGGCCGTTTCGATGACGGGTGCCGCCCATTCAGCGACCGCGTCAGGACGTCGGAACCCGCTGAAAACCTGGGGATTTTCCCAGGCCCCGGCCGGGCCGCTCGGTGTCAGAACGTCGCCGTTCGCCCTAAAGTCCTGGAAACACGGAGTTTTCGTTGGCCAGTGGCACGGACTGTGCTAGTGTATGACGCCCAGTAGCAGAAGAAGTTCACTCGAGCCTGATGGAGCAGTGATGTTCTACAACCTGCTGGCCGGCCTCTTCTCCAACGATCTCGCCGTCGATCTCGGAACCGCGAACACGCTCGTGTACGTGCGCGGCGAAGGCATCGTGCTCAACGAGCCGTCCATCGTCGCCATCCACCAGGCGGACCACTCGGTCCTCGCGGTGGGCCACGAGGCCAAGGCGATGCTCGGGCGCACGCCCGGAAACATCGTCGCGATCCGTCCGCTCAAGGACGGCGTGATCGCCGACTTCGATGTGACCGAGAAAATGCTGCACTACTTCATCTCGAAGGTGCACCGGCGCCACACGCTCGTGCGGCCGCGCATCGTCATCGGCGTGCCGTCGGGCATCACGCAGGTCGAGAAGCGCGCCGTGCGCGACTCCGCGATGCAGGCCGGCGCGCGCGAGGTGTACCTGATCGAGGAGCCGATGGCCGCGGCGATCGGGGCCGGGCTGCCGATCCAGGAGCCGGGCGGCAACATGATCGTGGACGTCGGGGGCGGCACGACCGAGGTCGCCGTGATCTCCCTCTCGGGCATCGTCTACTCCAAGTCGGTGCGCATCGCCGGCGACGAGATGGATGAGGCGATCATCCAGTACATCCGCAAGCACTACAACCTGCTGGTCGGCGAGCGGCGGGCCGAGGAGATCAAGATGACGCTCGGCTCCGCGTACCCGATGGGCGGCGAGCGCCGCACGATGGAGGTCAAGGGACGCGACCTCATCGACGGCATCCCGAAGACCGTCGTGATCACGGACGAGGAGATCCGCGAGGCGCTGCGCGAGCCCGTCATGACGATCGTCGAGACGGTGCGCACCTGCCTGGAGCGGACGCCGCCGGAGCTCGCGGCCGACATCGTGGACAAGGGCATCGTGATCACGGGCGGCGGCGCGCTGCTCCGCGGCCTGGACCACCTGCTGCGTCAGGAGACGAATCTGCCCGTCACGCAGGGTGACGATCCGCTGTCGTGCGTCGCGCTGGGTGTCGGCAAGGTGCTCGACGAGCTCGAGCTCCTGAAGAAGGTGGCGATTCCCGCCTAGGGTCGGATCGGCGTTCGGTCGCTGGAGGGCGAAGGGGTGAAGAGTCGCAAGGTCGCGCTGCTCGTTTCGGCGATCGGCGTCTGCCTCCTGCTCCTGACCCTCCAGACGCGGGGCTACGGCGCGCGCGCCGCCGACGCGCTCGCGCTCCTGACGACGCCCATCCAGGCCGGCGTCGCCAAGGCTCACCGCGCGGCCTTCGACGCCTGGGACACCTACCTCGACTGGAAGAACGTCCGGGCCGAGAACCGCCGTCTGCGCGAGGAGATCCGGGGGCTGCGCGTCGAGGGGCTGCGCGTCCGGGAGACCGACGACGAGAACCGCCGCCTCCGGCGCCTGCTGGCGCTCCAGGAGCGGCTGCCGCTCACGACCGTGTCCGGCGAGATCATCGCGCGCGACTGGGGCGGCTGGATCCGCGCGCTCACCGTCAACCGCGGGCGCGGCGACAAGATCGCGCGCCTGACGGCCGTGATCTCGCCCGACGGGCTCGTCGGGCGCGTCGTCGAGGTGCGGCCGGGCGCGTCCATCGTGCAGGTGCTCACCGACCCAGCCTCCACGGTCGGCGCCCACGTCGTCCGCACGCGGACGCCCGGGATCGTCGAGGGCGAGCCGAGCGGCGCGCTCCGGTTCAAGTACATGGCGCGCGACGGCGCGCAGATCGAGGTGGGGGACGTGCTCGTGACGTCCGGGCAGGGCGGGCTCTTCCCGCGGGGCATCCCGGTCGGACGTGTGCGCTCGATCGACGACCGCGGGGCGGCGCTCTTCCACTACGCGGTGCTCGAGCCGGCCGTGAACTTCTCGCGCATCGACGACGTGCTGCTCATCACCGGCGAGCCGCGGCACGACCTCGCCGGCTTCTTCCCGAGCGACGGCTGATGCGCGCGCTGCTCGTGCTGACCGTGCTCGGGGGCGGCGTCGCCCACGCGACCGTCGCGCCCGCGCTCGGCATCGGCGGCGTGACTCCCGACCTCCCGCTGATCGTCGTGGTCCTTCTGGCGCTCAGGCGCGGGCCCGAGTTCGGCTGCGTCGCGGGCTTCGCCGCGGGGCTCCTCCAGGACGCCGCGGGCGGCGGCCTGATCGGCGTGCAGGCGCTCACGAAGGCCGTCATCGGCTTCACGATCGGCGCCGCGGGCAGCCGCCTGCGCGTCACCCACGTGCTCGTCCAGGTACCCGGCCTGGTGATCCTCACGGTGGCCGAGGGCCTGGCGCGGTTCGCGCTCCTCAAGATGTTCCGGTTTCCGGCGCCGTTCGGGGAGCTGATGCTCTACGTCGTGCTCCCGCAGGCCCTGTACAACGGCTTCCTGGGCGCCGCGCTCGTCCTGGGTCTCGCGTGGATCGAATCGGTGCGCGCGCGCACCTCCTGAGCGGGCCGCGATGAGCCGCATTCTCGGCCGCCGGGGATTGCCCGCGCGCCGCGACGCCGGGCAGCGCCGCATCATGGTCGTCGCGGCCACGGTCACCGCGGCCTTCCTCGTCCTCATCGGGCAGCTCTGGTACCTCCAGGTGCTCGAGGGCGGGCGCTTTCTCGACGCGAGCGACAAGAATCGGCTCCGGATCCGGCCGATCGCGGCGCCGCGCGGCATCCTCTTCGACCGCCACGGCGTGCCGCTCGTGGACAACCGCCCCGCGTTCACGCTCTCGCTGATCCCGCGCGAGCTTCCGCGCGAGGCGGCCGTGCGCGACGCGGTGCTGGGCCGCGTCGCCTCGCTCCTCCGGATCCCCTACCAGGAGCTCCAGGATGCGGTCGCCCGGGTGCAGCCCGACTCGTTTCTGCCCGTGCGGGTGCGCCGCGGGCTCACGCTCGAGGACGTCGCGAAGGTCGAGGAGTGGAAGCTCGAGCTCCCCGGCGTGATCGCCGAGGTCGAGCCGCAGCGCGTGTACCCGACCAGCCGCTTCGCCGCGCACCTGCTCGGCTACGTGCGCGAGGCGAGCGACGACCAGCTCCGGCAGGGACGCTACCGCCGCGGCGAGATGGTCGGGCAGAACGGCCTCGAGCGCCTCCTCGACGACTACCTCCGCGGCAAGGACGGCGGCGAGCGCATCGAGGTGGACGCGATGGGCCGCGCGGTGCGCATGATCCAGCAGAGCGAGCCGCATCCCGGCGCGCAGGTCGTCACGACCGTGGACCGGCGCGTCCAGGAGGCGGCCGAGCGCGCGATGGAGGGCCGCGCGGGCGCGGTCGTGGTGATGGACCCGCGCAGCGGCGACGTGCTCGCGATGGTCTCGACGCCGGCGTACGAGATCGACCGGTTCACCGGAACGATCGACCGCGCCGCGTGGCTGCGCGTCGTGCAGGACCCGAACTTCCCGCTCCTCAACCGCACGATCCAGAGCCAGTACGCCCCGGGCTCGATCTTCAAGATCCTCGTCGCCGCGGCGGGGCTCCAGGAGGGGTCGCTCACGCCGCTCGACCGTGTCCACTGCACCGGCGAGTTCCACCTGGGCACCTGGACCTTCAAGGACTGGAAGAAAGAGGGCCACGGGGTGGTGAACCTGCACCAGGCCATCGCGCAGTCCTGCGACGTCTTCTTCTACAATGCGGGACTGAAGGTGGGCGCCGGCACGATCGCGCGCTACGCCGGCGCGTTCGGCTTCGGCGCGGCGACCGGCATCGAGCTCGGGGGCGAGAAGCTCGGCCTGATCCCGCACCCCGCCGCGCGGCGCGAGCACCGCGCGTGGACGGCGGGCGACACCGTGAACGTGTCGATCGGCCAGGGCGCCGTGCTGGTGACGCCGATGCAGGTCGCGCGCTTCATGGGCGCCGTCGCCAACGGCGGCGTCCTCTGGCGCCCGCGTCTCGTGCAGCGCATCGAGCGGCCCGAGAAGGGCGTCGTCTACAGCGACCCGGGGCACGTGAACGGCCACGTCGAGCTCTCGCCGCTCGTGTGGGAGTTCCTGCGGCGGAGCCTCTGGGCCGTCGTGAACGAGAGCGGCGGCACCGGCGCGGCGGCCCGGATCCCGGGCCTGGAGGTCGCGGGCAAGACCGGCACCGCCCAGATGATCGCGAAGTCGAAGTCGTCGCTCGGGCAGGACCACGCCTGGTTCGCGGCCTTCGCGCCGGTCAAGGAGCCGGAGGTCGTCGTCGTCGTCCTCGTCGAGCGGGGCGGGCACGGCGGCGACGTGGCGGCGCCGATCGCGCGCCGCATCCTCCAGGCGATCTTCCTCGAGAAGGTGGCCGCGCTGGAGATCCGCGACTGATGCTCAGGTTCGACCGCCGGCTCCTCCAGAACGTGGACTGGCCGCTCCTCGGCGCGGCCTTCCTCCTCTTCGCGATGAGCCTGCTCACGCTCTCGAACCTGAGCGTGGGGCGCGGCGGCGCCGGTGTCGCCCTGCGCCAGACCGCGTGGTTCGGCGTGGGCCTCGTGGCGCTCCTGATCGTGGCGAGCCTCGACTATCGGCGGCTCGTACGCGCGGCGCCGGCCGTCTACCTCCTCGGCCTCGCGGGCCTGACGCTCGTCTGGGCGTTCGGGCGCTCGGTGTCGGGCGCGCGGCGGTGGATCGGGCTGGGGCCGATGTCCGTCCAGCCGTCGGAGCTCTTCAAGATCTGCTTCGTGCTCATGGCCGTCTGGGTCATCACGTCCCGGTGGGCGCAGCCCGTCGGGACGGGCACGCTCCTCATGGCGCTGCCGGTCGTGGCGGTGCCGTTCGTCCTGATCATCAGGCAGCCGGACCTCGGGACCGCGCTGCTGCTCTTCCCCGTCCTGGTGATCCTGCTGATCGGCGCGGGCCTGCGCCTGCGGCTGCTCGGCGCGCTCGGCGCGGTCGGCCTGGCCACGCTGCCCGTCGCCTGGCTCGTGCTGAAGGACTACCAGCGGGAACGCATTCTCGTGTTCCTGGACCCGTTCCGCGACCCGCTCGGGAGCGCGTACAACGTGATCCAGGCCAAGATCGCGATCGGATCGGGTCAGCTCCTGGGCAAGGGCGTCGCCGGCGCGACGCAGAGCCGTCTCGCCTTCCTCCCGGAGCGCCATACGGATTTCATCTTCGCCGTGTTCGCCGAGACGTGGGGGTTCGTCGGCTGTCTCGTGCTGCTCATGTGCTATGTCCTGCTCCTGGTGCGGGGCTTCGACATCGCGGCATCCGCGCGTGAGCCCGTCGGCCGGCTCGTGGCGCTCGGCGCCACGTCGCTGCTGGCGGTCCAGGTGCTGATCAACGTGAGCATGGTGACCGGGCTCGTCCCCGTCGTCGGGATTCCGCTGCCCCTGATGAGCTATGGCGGCTCCTCAATGCTCGCCTCGCTGACGGGGCTCGGCCTCCTCCTCTCGGTCAGGATGCGGCAGTTCCAATGAGACGCGGCATGCGCGCGCACGCGACGCCGGCCGCGTCAGAGAGGTGCTGCCGTGGGCAAACGGATCGTCGTCAACGCCGGGCTCACCGAAACGCGGGTCGGAGTCCAGGAGGGTAGTCTCCTCACCGAGCTCTTCGTCGAGCGGCACCGCCACCGCTCGATCGTCGGCAGCGTGTACAAGGGCGTGGTGACGAACGTGCTGCCGGGCATGCAGGCGGCGTTCGTCGACATCGGCCTCCACAAGGACGCCTTCCTCTACGCCGGCGACTACACGACCAACCTCGGCGACTACGCGCGCGCCATGCTCGCGGGCGTCGACGAGGAGGGCGACGCGAGCGACACGGACCTGGACGTCGAGGAGGCGCGCCGCGAGGCGACCGCCCCGATCGAGGACCTGCTCCGCAAGGGGCAGGAGGTGCTCGTGCAGGTCTCGAAGGAGTCCCTCGGCACCAAGGGCGCGCGCGTCACCTCGTTCATCTCGCTGCCGGGCCGCTACCTCGTCTACATGCCCCAGGCGCGCCACATCGGCGTCTCGCGCCGGATCCGCGACGAGCAGGAGCGCGACCGGCTGCGCGCGGCGCTCCGGAGCCGTCCGCTGCCGCCGGGCGGGTTCATCCTCCGGACGAACGCCGAGGGAAAGGGCGAGGCGGAGTTCGCCGCCGACGTCGAGTTCCTCTCGCGCCTCTGGGCGCAGATCCAGTCGCGCTACGAGCAGGCCCAGGCGCCGGCGGTGCTGCACGAGGAGGGCGACCTCATCTTCCGCGTCGTGCGCGACCTCTTCTCGCCCGAGGTGGACGAGTTCGTCATCGACGGCAAGGAGGTCTACGACAAGTGCCTCGGGTACGTGGAGGCGCTGGTCCCGGCGCTCGCCGAGCGGGTGCGCCTCCACGACGACCGCCAGCCCGTGTTCGAGGCGTTCGGCATCGAGAAGGACATCGAGAAGGCACTCCGCCGCCGGGTGTGGCTCAAGTCCGGCGGCTACATCGTGATCGACCACACCGAGGCCCTCGTCTCGATCGACGTGAACACGGGCAAGTACGTGGGCAAGCGCGACTTCGAGCAGACCGTGCTCAAGATCAACCTCGAGGCGGTCGGCGAGGTCGTCCGCCAGATCCGGCTGCGCGACCTCGGCGGCATCATCATCATCGACTTCATCGACATGGAGCCCGAGGAGCACCGCGAGCAGGTCTACCGCGCCCTGAAGAAGGCGCTCGCCGAGGACAAGGCGCGCACCAACGTGCTCCAGATCTCCGAGCTCGGGCTGGTCGAGATGACGCGCAAGCGCGTGCGCCAGGACCTCCGCGGGCTCCTCTCCGTGTCGTGCCCGACCTGCAAGGGAAGCGGCGTCATCAAGGCCGACGCCACGCTCGCCGCCGAGATCTTCCGCGCCGCGCGCGCGAAGGTGGCGGCCGCCGACGAGGCCGACGGGCGCGAGATCGTCGTCCGGGTCCACCCGGAGGTCGCCCGCTACCTCGAGGGCGACGGGCAGGAAGGCGTCGAGCGGCTCGCCGCGGCGCTCGGGCGCAAGGTGACGGTGCAGGCGATCGCGAACCACGCCGATCGCGAGGGCTACGAGATCAGGCTGCGCGGGGGCGGCGGAGGCGACGCATGACCGGCGCGCGCGCGGGGGGCTGAGCGGATGGCCCGCACGTCTCCCTCGCGTGTCAGCCGGATGAAGGTCCTCGCCGATCTCAGGCTGGCGGCCCGGAAGGGCGACCGCACCGCCCTGT contains:
- a CDS encoding helix-hairpin-helix domain-containing protein, which encodes PVVEAANRRRRLRLLPPHRTDAVNAAATDGDTVNINTADVKELMKLEGVGRKVAEKIVEYREHHGRFQKPEELRKVEGIGSGLWERHRARIVIK
- a CDS encoding DEAD/DEAH box helicase yields the protein MRDAIARAGFFTPTPIQAEAIGPILEGHDLIGCAQTGTGKTAAFAIPTIERLAAAGEPLAGAGPRPIARGGAGPRALVLAPTRELALQIAATFDTLGRARGLTTVVLIGGEPMGPQLATLQKRPDVIVATPGRLFDHLERRTAALGSIRIVVLDEADRMLDMGFAPQVERILRVTPLDRQTLCFSATMPPEVEGLVRQHLVRPVRVHVGAVAKPVAKVTQVLYRAEAPTKTPLLLRLLGQERGRTLVFTRTKHRADRVARAVGAAGHRVARLHANRSMSQRREALDGFRSGRYRVLVATDIAARGIDVPEIAHVVNFDLPGTAEDYIHRIGRTARAEASGRASSLAAPEEREQLRAIERHLGHPVPRATGSIN
- a CDS encoding cold-shock protein, producing MAQGQVKWFNDAKGYGFITQEGGEDVFVHYSAIQAQGFKSLAEGDKVEFEVTRGPKGLQAANVRKVS
- a CDS encoding rod shape-determining protein — encoded protein: MFYNLLAGLFSNDLAVDLGTANTLVYVRGEGIVLNEPSIVAIHQADHSVLAVGHEAKAMLGRTPGNIVAIRPLKDGVIADFDVTEKMLHYFISKVHRRHTLVRPRIVIGVPSGITQVEKRAVRDSAMQAGAREVYLIEEPMAAAIGAGLPIQEPGGNMIVDVGGGTTEVAVISLSGIVYSKSVRIAGDEMDEAIIQYIRKHYNLLVGERRAEEIKMTLGSAYPMGGERRTMEVKGRDLIDGIPKTVVITDEEIREALREPVMTIVETVRTCLERTPPELAADIVDKGIVITGGGALLRGLDHLLRQETNLPVTQGDDPLSCVALGVGKVLDELELLKKVAIPA
- the mreC gene encoding rod shape-determining protein MreC, with amino-acid sequence MKSRKVALLVSAIGVCLLLLTLQTRGYGARAADALALLTTPIQAGVAKAHRAAFDAWDTYLDWKNVRAENRRLREEIRGLRVEGLRVRETDDENRRLRRLLALQERLPLTTVSGEIIARDWGGWIRALTVNRGRGDKIARLTAVISPDGLVGRVVEVRPGASIVQVLTDPASTVGAHVVRTRTPGIVEGEPSGALRFKYMARDGAQIEVGDVLVTSGQGGLFPRGIPVGRVRSIDDRGAALFHYAVLEPAVNFSRIDDVLLITGEPRHDLAGFFPSDG
- the mreD gene encoding rod shape-determining protein MreD yields the protein MRALLVLTVLGGGVAHATVAPALGIGGVTPDLPLIVVVLLALRRGPEFGCVAGFAAGLLQDAAGGGLIGVQALTKAVIGFTIGAAGSRLRVTHVLVQVPGLVILTVAEGLARFALLKMFRFPAPFGELMLYVVLPQALYNGFLGAALVLGLAWIESVRARTS
- the mrdA gene encoding penicillin-binding protein 2 — encoded protein: MSRILGRRGLPARRDAGQRRIMVVAATVTAAFLVLIGQLWYLQVLEGGRFLDASDKNRLRIRPIAAPRGILFDRHGVPLVDNRPAFTLSLIPRELPREAAVRDAVLGRVASLLRIPYQELQDAVARVQPDSFLPVRVRRGLTLEDVAKVEEWKLELPGVIAEVEPQRVYPTSRFAAHLLGYVREASDDQLRQGRYRRGEMVGQNGLERLLDDYLRGKDGGERIEVDAMGRAVRMIQQSEPHPGAQVVTTVDRRVQEAAERAMEGRAGAVVVMDPRSGDVLAMVSTPAYEIDRFTGTIDRAAWLRVVQDPNFPLLNRTIQSQYAPGSIFKILVAAAGLQEGSLTPLDRVHCTGEFHLGTWTFKDWKKEGHGVVNLHQAIAQSCDVFFYNAGLKVGAGTIARYAGAFGFGAATGIELGGEKLGLIPHPAARREHRAWTAGDTVNVSIGQGAVLVTPMQVARFMGAVANGGVLWRPRLVQRIERPEKGVVYSDPGHVNGHVELSPLVWEFLRRSLWAVVNESGGTGAAARIPGLEVAGKTGTAQMIAKSKSSLGQDHAWFAAFAPVKEPEVVVVVLVERGGHGGDVAAPIARRILQAIFLEKVAALEIRD
- the rodA gene encoding rod shape-determining protein RodA, with translation MLRFDRRLLQNVDWPLLGAAFLLFAMSLLTLSNLSVGRGGAGVALRQTAWFGVGLVALLIVASLDYRRLVRAAPAVYLLGLAGLTLVWAFGRSVSGARRWIGLGPMSVQPSELFKICFVLMAVWVITSRWAQPVGTGTLLMALPVVAVPFVLIIRQPDLGTALLLFPVLVILLIGAGLRLRLLGALGAVGLATLPVAWLVLKDYQRERILVFLDPFRDPLGSAYNVIQAKIAIGSGQLLGKGVAGATQSRLAFLPERHTDFIFAVFAETWGFVGCLVLLMCYVLLLVRGFDIAASAREPVGRLVALGATSLLAVQVLINVSMVTGLVPVVGIPLPLMSYGGSSMLASLTGLGLLLSVRMRQFQ
- a CDS encoding Rne/Rng family ribonuclease, producing the protein MGKRIVVNAGLTETRVGVQEGSLLTELFVERHRHRSIVGSVYKGVVTNVLPGMQAAFVDIGLHKDAFLYAGDYTTNLGDYARAMLAGVDEEGDASDTDLDVEEARREATAPIEDLLRKGQEVLVQVSKESLGTKGARVTSFISLPGRYLVYMPQARHIGVSRRIRDEQERDRLRAALRSRPLPPGGFILRTNAEGKGEAEFAADVEFLSRLWAQIQSRYEQAQAPAVLHEEGDLIFRVVRDLFSPEVDEFVIDGKEVYDKCLGYVEALVPALAERVRLHDDRQPVFEAFGIEKDIEKALRRRVWLKSGGYIVIDHTEALVSIDVNTGKYVGKRDFEQTVLKINLEAVGEVVRQIRLRDLGGIIIIDFIDMEPEEHREQVYRALKKALAEDKARTNVLQISELGLVEMTRKRVRQDLRGLLSVSCPTCKGSGVIKADATLAAEIFRAARAKVAAADEADGREIVVRVHPEVARYLEGDGQEGVERLAAALGRKVTVQAIANHADREGYEIRLRGGGGGDA